A genomic stretch from Lepisosteus oculatus isolate fLepOcu1 chromosome 7, fLepOcu1.hap2, whole genome shotgun sequence includes:
- the LOC107078052 gene encoding potassium voltage-gated channel subfamily A member 5, with product MEIALVSFENGGATTIGSGGSTNALNLPQASFVQSGLNDDYRKEINTFSSLQQGSWKMNDMNNTFSSSENAIDALLRADHSPHLFDEDALDMDLDNESNERVLINIAGLRFETQLGTLNQFPDTLLGDPDKRIKYFDPLRNEYFFDRNRPSFDGILYFYQSGGKIRRPVNVSIDVFADEIRFYELGEEAMERFREDEGFIKEEEKPLPQNDFQKQVWLIFEYPESSSPARGIAIVSVLVILISIITFCLETLPEFRDESELPHSARRNNVTQAPTSNTLSDPFFIIETTCVIWFTFELIVRFFACPSKSVFSKNIMNIIDIVAIFPYFITLGTELAEQQGNNGQQAMSLAILRVIRLVRVFRIFKLSRHSKGLQILGQTLKASMRELGLLIFFLFIGVILFSSAVYFAEADEPESHFSSIPDAFWWAVVTMTTVGYGDMRPITVGGKIVGSLCAIAGVLTIALPVPVIVSNFNYFYHRETDQEEQPALRDDPSSGHATPCNEMKRSRSRTSLNKSSGNLDSSDGISVGRTVEKANLKANSNMDIKRSLYALCLDTGRETDL from the coding sequence ATGGAGATAGCCTTGGTAAGTTTTGAAAACGGTGGGGCTACTACAATAGGGAGTGGAGGCAGCACAAACGCTCTCAATCTTCCCCAAGCATCATTTGTACAATCTGGGCTCAACGACGACTACAGGAAAGAGATCAACACTTTCAGCAGCTTGCAACAGGGCTCCTGGAAAATGAACGACATGAACAACACTTTCAGCAGTAGCGAAAATGCCATTGATGCGCTTTTACGGGCAGATCACAGCCCGCATCTATTCGACGAGGATGCGCTGGATATGGATTTGGACAACGAGAGCAATGAGCGAGTACTGATAAACATTGCTGGACTGAGGTTCGAAACTCAGCTGGGCACACTCAACCAGTTTCCAGACACTTTGCTGGGAGATCCAGACAAAAGGATAAAATACTTTGATCCACTCCGAAATGAGTACTTTTTCGACAGGAACCGACCTAGTTTTGAcggaattctttatttttatcagtCGGGCGGCAAAATTCGGAGACCAGTGAATGTCTCCATAGATGTGTTCGCCGATGAAATTCGGTTTTATGAGCTGGGAGAGGAAGCGATGGAGAGATTCCGAGAGGACGAGGGATTTATTAAAGAGGAGGAAAAGCCTCTGCCTCAGAATGATTTCCAGAAACAGGTATGGCTCATTTTTGAGTATCCGGAGAGCTCCAGCCCTGCTCGGGGAATTGCAATTGTTTCCGTTCTTGTTATCCTCATATCTATCATTACCTTTTGTTTGGAAACCTTACCGGAGTTCAGAGATGAAAGCGAACTGCCTCACTCTGCTAGAAGGAACAATGTTACTCAGGCTCCGACGTCAAACACGCTCTCCGACCCCTTCTTTATCATTGAGACTACCTGTGTGATATGGTTCACTTTTGAGCTTATTGTGCGTTTCTTTGCCTGCCCAAGcaaatctgtgttctcaaaaaaCATTATGAATATAATAGACATCGTGGCCATATTTCCTTACTTTATCACCCTCGGAACAGAACTAGCTGAGCAACAAGGCAATAATGGGCAACAAGCCATGTCACTGGCTATTTTAAGGGTCATTCGGTTGGTTCGGGTGTTCAGGATTTTCAAGCTTTCCAGACACTCAAAAGGGCTACAGATTCTGGGGCAGACTCTAAAGGCCAGCATGAGAGAGCTTGGTCTTTTAATCTTCTTCCTCTTTATCGGTGTCATTCTGTTTTCAAGCGCTGTTTACTTTGCAGAGGCAGATGAGCCTGAGTCTCATTTCTCCAGCATCCCTGATGCTTTCTGGTGGGCTGTGGTAACCATGACAACTGTTGGCTATGGAGACATGAGACCCATTACCGTTGGAGGGAAAATAGTCGGCTCCTTGTGTGCTATTGCTGGCGTTTTGACCATTGCCTTGCCGGTCCCCGTTATCGTGTCCAACTTCAATTACTTTTATCATAGGGAAACGGACCAAGAAGAGCAGCCAGCTCTCAGAGATGACCCAAGCAGCGGCCATGCGACCCCTTGTAATGAAATGAAGAGGAGCCGGAGCAGAACCTCTCTCAACAAGTCCTCGGGAAACCTCGATAGCAGTGATGGGATTTCTGTTGGACGGACTGTGGAAAAAGCTAATTTAAAAGCCAACAGTAACATGGACATAAAAAGATCCCTGTATGCCCTTTGTTTAGATACAGGCAGAGAAACAGACCTGTAG